Proteins from one Plodia interpunctella isolate USDA-ARS_2022_Savannah chromosome 7, ilPloInte3.2, whole genome shotgun sequence genomic window:
- the LOC128671333 gene encoding putative sodium-dependent multivitamin transporter isoform X1 has protein sequence MAGTVFGIWDYIIMAGTMVASGAIGLYFRFSGGKQKTNEEYLLADRNMSIFPVAVSLMASFMSAITLLGVSAENYYNGMIFVVINLSYGLIIPTCTKFYLPVFFGLQKTSTYEYLELRFGSKIRMLTSLTYTLQMLLYNGIVLYTPALVLESVTGLNRLISILAVGLVCTFYSTLGGMKAVLFTDVLQSCLMFAALISIIVFSSISLGGFSQIFIKASEGGRINFNNFSPDPTQRHTWWSLIIGGLITNLSLNAVNHTQVQRLLTVSTLERSKLCLWWSWPFYVALSLLTCTSGLAIYAVYKDCDPLSDGKISSIDQLMPYYVVDAMTVIPGLSGLFVAGIFSASLSTVSAACNALAAVTLTDYVGRWCKVREAYIAVLTKLAACAYGLAFLGLAFLAEYLGGVLQAALTIFGAVGGPLLGVFTLGMFTTYATELGACLSLVSGMSMTLWISFGGPRPPTLKLPLSTEGCAVNGTIITPTPYDPSSYFYLYRISYMWTSAIGFIWVMVVGTIISLLWRQQQPWEKAGRTHPDPALFTPPLARFLKKQVEKEKPVMCELLKYNGIQH, from the exons ATGGCGGGAACAGTGTTTGGAATATGGGATTACATCATAATGGCGGGTACGATGGTTGCGTCTGGTGCCATTGGACTGTACTTCCGATTTAGtggcgggaaacagaaaactAATGAG GAGTACCTTCTTGCCGATCGGAACATGTCAATTTTCCCAGTCGCTGTGTCCCTCATGGCCTCCTTCATGTCAGCCATCACTCTATTGGGAGTCTCCGCTGAGAACTACTACAACGGCATGATCTTCGTGGTTATCAACTTATCATATGGCCTGATCATACCCACATGCACCAAATTTTACCTCCCAGTATTCTTCGGCTTACAAAAAACCAGCACATACGAATATTTAGAACTACGCTTTGGATCTAAAATTAGAATGCTCACCTCTTTGACATATACtttacaaatgttattatacaaCGGAATAGTTTTATATACCCCTGCCCTGGTCTTAGAATCTGTTACAGGATTAAACAGACTGATATCAATATTAGCAGTTGGATTAGTGTGCACCTTCTATTCTACTTTAGGAGGTATGAAAGCAGTGTTATTTACCGATGTTCTACAATCCTGCTTGATGTTTGCTGCATTAATtagtattattgtatttagttCAATAAGTCTGGGAGGATTTAGtcagatatttataaaagccTCTGAAGGTGgaagaataaattttaacaa tTTCAGTCCTGATCCAACACAAAGACATACATGGTGGTCGTTAATTATAGGTggattaataacaaatttatctttaaatgcGGTTAACCATACgcag GTTCAAAGATTGTTAACAGTGAGCACCCTGGAGCGatcaaaattgtgtttatgGTGGAGCTGGCCATTTTACGTCGCACTCAGTCTTTTGACGTGCACTAGTGGGCTTGCTATTTATGCCGTTTATAAAGATTGTGACCCCTTGAGTGATGGAAAAATTTCTTCA ATTGATCAGTTAATGCCGTACTACGTGGTGGATGCCATGACGGTGATTCCTGGTCTATCTGGCCTCTTTGTGGCCGGCATCTTCAGCGCCTCGCTGTCGACTGTCTCTGCTGCTTGCAATGCGTTGGCTGCTGTCACCCTCACTGATTATGTAGGGAG atGGTGCAAAGTCCGCGAAGCATATATAGCTGTGTTGACCAAACTCGCTGCGTGCGCATACGGCCTCGCGTTCCTAGGCCTGGCCTTCCTCGCGGAGTACCTGGGCGGAGTCCTGCAGGCCGCGCTGACCATCTTCGGAGCCGTCGGAGGACCCCTGCTTGGAGTGTTCACGCTTGGCATGTTCACCACGTATGCCACTGAATTG gGTGCATGCCTCTCGCTCGTAAGCGGTATGTCCATGACATTATGGATCAGTTTCGGTGGCCCTAGACCACCAACCCTCAAACTACCCCTCAGCACCGAGGGGTGTGCAGTCAATGGAACCATTATCACCCCTACACCATACGATCCTAGCTCCTACTTCTATTTGTACAGGATATCTTACATGTGGACTAGTGCg ATTGGCTTCATCTGGGTGATGGTAGTCGGTACCATCATCTCTTTGCTTTGGCGACAACAGCAACCCTGGGAGAAGGCAGGGCGCACACATCCCGACCCTGCTTTATTCACCCCGCCACTGGCCAGGTTCCTCAAGAAACAGGTGGAGAAAGAGAAACCAGTCATG TGTGAGCTCCTTAAATACAATGGGATACAACATTGA
- the LOC128671333 gene encoding putative sodium-dependent multivitamin transporter isoform X2 — MAGTVFGIWDYIIMAGTMVASGAIGLYFRFSGGKQKTNEEYLLADRNMSIFPVAVSLMASFMSAITLLGVSAENYYNGMIFVVINLSYGLIIPTCTKFYLPVFFGLQKTSTYEYLELRFGSKIRMLTSLTYTLQMLLYNGIVLYTPALVLESVTGLNRLISILAVGLVCTFYSTLGGMKAVLFTDVLQSCLMFAALISIIVFSSISLGGFSQIFIKASEGGRINFNNFSPDPTQRHTWWSLIIGGLITNLSLNAVNHTQVQRLLTVSTLERSKLCLWWSWPFYVALSLLTCTSGLAIYAVYKDCDPLSDGKISSIDQLMPYYVVDAMTVIPGLSGLFVAGIFSASLSTVSAACNALAAVTLTDYVGRWCKVREAYIAVLTKLAACAYGLAFLGLAFLAEYLGGVLQAALTIFGAVGGPLLGVFTLGMFTTYATELGACLSLVSGMSMTLWISFGGPRPPTLKLPLSTEGCAVNGTIITPTPYDPSSYFYLYRISYMWTSAIGFIWVMVVGTIISLLWRQQQPWEKAGRTHPDPALFTPPLARFLKKQVEKEKPVMMQ; from the exons ATGGCGGGAACAGTGTTTGGAATATGGGATTACATCATAATGGCGGGTACGATGGTTGCGTCTGGTGCCATTGGACTGTACTTCCGATTTAGtggcgggaaacagaaaactAATGAG GAGTACCTTCTTGCCGATCGGAACATGTCAATTTTCCCAGTCGCTGTGTCCCTCATGGCCTCCTTCATGTCAGCCATCACTCTATTGGGAGTCTCCGCTGAGAACTACTACAACGGCATGATCTTCGTGGTTATCAACTTATCATATGGCCTGATCATACCCACATGCACCAAATTTTACCTCCCAGTATTCTTCGGCTTACAAAAAACCAGCACATACGAATATTTAGAACTACGCTTTGGATCTAAAATTAGAATGCTCACCTCTTTGACATATACtttacaaatgttattatacaaCGGAATAGTTTTATATACCCCTGCCCTGGTCTTAGAATCTGTTACAGGATTAAACAGACTGATATCAATATTAGCAGTTGGATTAGTGTGCACCTTCTATTCTACTTTAGGAGGTATGAAAGCAGTGTTATTTACCGATGTTCTACAATCCTGCTTGATGTTTGCTGCATTAATtagtattattgtatttagttCAATAAGTCTGGGAGGATTTAGtcagatatttataaaagccTCTGAAGGTGgaagaataaattttaacaa tTTCAGTCCTGATCCAACACAAAGACATACATGGTGGTCGTTAATTATAGGTggattaataacaaatttatctttaaatgcGGTTAACCATACgcag GTTCAAAGATTGTTAACAGTGAGCACCCTGGAGCGatcaaaattgtgtttatgGTGGAGCTGGCCATTTTACGTCGCACTCAGTCTTTTGACGTGCACTAGTGGGCTTGCTATTTATGCCGTTTATAAAGATTGTGACCCCTTGAGTGATGGAAAAATTTCTTCA ATTGATCAGTTAATGCCGTACTACGTGGTGGATGCCATGACGGTGATTCCTGGTCTATCTGGCCTCTTTGTGGCCGGCATCTTCAGCGCCTCGCTGTCGACTGTCTCTGCTGCTTGCAATGCGTTGGCTGCTGTCACCCTCACTGATTATGTAGGGAG atGGTGCAAAGTCCGCGAAGCATATATAGCTGTGTTGACCAAACTCGCTGCGTGCGCATACGGCCTCGCGTTCCTAGGCCTGGCCTTCCTCGCGGAGTACCTGGGCGGAGTCCTGCAGGCCGCGCTGACCATCTTCGGAGCCGTCGGAGGACCCCTGCTTGGAGTGTTCACGCTTGGCATGTTCACCACGTATGCCACTGAATTG gGTGCATGCCTCTCGCTCGTAAGCGGTATGTCCATGACATTATGGATCAGTTTCGGTGGCCCTAGACCACCAACCCTCAAACTACCCCTCAGCACCGAGGGGTGTGCAGTCAATGGAACCATTATCACCCCTACACCATACGATCCTAGCTCCTACTTCTATTTGTACAGGATATCTTACATGTGGACTAGTGCg ATTGGCTTCATCTGGGTGATGGTAGTCGGTACCATCATCTCTTTGCTTTGGCGACAACAGCAACCCTGGGAGAAGGCAGGGCGCACACATCCCGACCCTGCTTTATTCACCCCGCCACTGGCCAGGTTCCTCAAGAAACAGGTGGAGAAAGAGAAACCAGTCATG atgcAGTAG
- the LOC128671321 gene encoding putative sodium-dependent multivitamin transporter isoform X1 produces MEGTVFGVWDYIIMATTMVASTAIGVYFRFSGGKQKTNEEYLLADRNMAVFPVAVSLMASFMSAITLLGVSAENYYYGMIFIIINISYGIATPICTRLYLPVFFGLQKTSTYEYLELRFGPKIRMVASLTYTLQMLLYNGIVLYAPAIVLEAVTGLDKLISILVVGLVCTFYSTLGGMKAVLFTDLLQSLLMFAAVFSVVVFSSIELGGFGQIFVKAAEGGRLNFNNFSVDPTERHTWWSLIIGGMVTYVSLYAVNHTQVQRLLTVSTLDRSQWCLWWSWPVLSILSICTCISGLAIYAVYRDCDPLSNGMITSNDQLMPYYVVDAMRQYPGLSGLFVAGIFSASLSTISSACNSLAAVTLTDYVSRWFTVRQAYIAWLTKIIACVYGLVFLGLAFLAEYLGGVLQAALTIFGAVGGPLLGVFTLGMFTTYANELAACISLISGMAVTLWVSFGGPRPPIPKLPLSTVGCGVNGTIIEPVEVDPSAYFYMYRVSYQWTGTIGFLWVMIVGTVISLAWRQQQPWEKDGRKYPDPALFTPPLARILKRKAEKEKPAVQCELLKYNGIQD; encoded by the exons ATGGAAGGGACGGTGTTTGGAGTATGGGACTACATCATTATGGCCACAACGATGGTCGCGTCCACGGCGATCGGCGTATACTTCCGATTCAGtggcgggaaacagaaaaccAATGAG GAATACCTCCTCGCAGACCGCAACATGGCTGTATTCCCAGTCGCTGTCTCCCTCATGGCTTCTTTCATGTCAGCCATCACTCTACTAGGAGTCTCCGCTGAGAACTACTACTATGGAATGATctttatcatcatcaacataTCCTACGGCATCGCAACTCCCATCTGTACCAGACTTTACCTCCCAGTATTCTTTGGACTACAAAAAACCAGCACTTACGAATACTTAGAGTTGCGATTCGGGCCTAAAATAAGAATGGTTGCTTCATTAACGTACACATTACAAATGTTGTTATACAATGGAATAGTTCTGTATGCCCCAGCTATAGTTCTAGAAGCAGTTACCGGcttagataaattaatatcaatattagtAGTCGGATTAGTATGCACCTTCTATTCTACTTTAGGAGGCATGAAAGCAGTATTATTTACAGATCTCTTACAATCCTTGTTAATGTTTGCTGCTGTATTCAGTGTTGTTGTATTTAGTTCTATTGAACTTGGAGGATTTggtcaaatatttgtaaaagcaGCAGAGGGTGGACGCCTTAATTTCAACAA tttcagCGTCGATCCGACCGAGAGACATACATGGTGGTCTCTCATTATTGGTGGTATGGTAACATATGTATCGTTATACGCTGTTAATCATACTCAG GTCCAAAGACTGTTGACTGTGAGCACACTGGATAGATCGCAGTGGTGCCTGTGGTGGAGCTGGCCAGTGCTCTCTATTCTCAGCATCTGCACATGCATCAGCGGCCTGGCCATCTACGCAGTGTACAGGGACTGTGACCCCCTCAGTAATGGGATGATTACTTCT AACGATCAGTTGATGCCTTACTACGTGGTGGACGCGATGAGACAATACCCAGGGTTGTCAGGGCTCTTCGTAGCAGGCATCTTCAGTGCCTCTCTGTCCACAATATCTTCGGCTTGCAACTCCCTGGCAGCTGTCACCCTCACAGACTATGTTAGCAG GTGGTTCACAGTCCGTCAAGCGTATATTGCTTGGCTGACCAAAATCATCGCGTGCGTATACGGCCTGGTGTTCCTAGGCCTGGCTTTCCTCGCTGAGTACCTGGGCGGAGTCCTGCAGGCCGCGCTGACCATCTTCGGAGCCGTCGGAGGACCCCTGCTTGGAGTGTTCACGCTTGGCATGTTCACCACGTACGCCAATGAACTG gCGGCGTGTATATCTCTAATCAGTGGCATGGCTGTGACTCTGTGGGTCAGCTTTGGTGGCCCGCGGCCACCGATCCCGAAGTTGCCTCTCAGTACTGTAGGCTGTGGGGTCAACGGCACCATCATAGAGCCAGTCGAAGTCGACCCTAGTGCCTACTTTTATATGTACCGGGTGTCCTACCAGTGGACTGGCACT ATCGGCTTCTTATGGGTGATGATAGTGGGCACTGTCATCTCACTGGCGTGGAGACAGCAACAACCTTGGGAGAAGGATGGCCGCAAATATCCGGACCCTGCATTGTTCACTCCTCCCCTCGCCAGGATCTTAAAAAGAAAGGCCGAGAAGGAAAAGCCCGCTGTCCAG tGCGAACTTCTGAAATACAACGGAATACAGGATTGA
- the LOC128671321 gene encoding putative sodium-dependent multivitamin transporter isoform X2: MEGTVFGVWDYIIMATTMVASTAIGVYFRFSGGKQKTNEEYLLADRNMAVFPVAVSLMASFMSAITLLGVSAENYYYGMIFIIINISYGIATPICTRLYLPVFFGLQKTSTYEYLELRFGPKIRMVASLTYTLQMLLYNGIVLYAPAIVLEAVTGLDKLISILVVGLVCTFYSTLGGMKAVLFTDLLQSLLMFAAVFSVVVFSSIELGGFGQIFVKAAEGGRLNFNNFSVDPTERHTWWSLIIGGMVTYVSLYAVNHTQVQRLLTVSTLDRSQWCLWWSWPVLSILSICTCISGLAIYAVYRDCDPLSNGMITSNDQLMPYYVVDAMRQYPGLSGLFVAGIFSASLSTISSACNSLAAVTLTDYVSRWFTVRQAYIAWLTKIIACVYGLVFLGLAFLAEYLGGVLQAALTIFGAVGGPLLGVFTLGMFTTYANELAACISLISGMAVTLWVSFGGPRPPIPKLPLSTVGCGVNGTIIEPVEVDPSAYFYMYRVSYQWTGTIGFLWVMIVGTVISLAWRQQQPWEKDGRKYPDPALFTPPLARILKRKAEKEKPAVQME; the protein is encoded by the exons ATGGAAGGGACGGTGTTTGGAGTATGGGACTACATCATTATGGCCACAACGATGGTCGCGTCCACGGCGATCGGCGTATACTTCCGATTCAGtggcgggaaacagaaaaccAATGAG GAATACCTCCTCGCAGACCGCAACATGGCTGTATTCCCAGTCGCTGTCTCCCTCATGGCTTCTTTCATGTCAGCCATCACTCTACTAGGAGTCTCCGCTGAGAACTACTACTATGGAATGATctttatcatcatcaacataTCCTACGGCATCGCAACTCCCATCTGTACCAGACTTTACCTCCCAGTATTCTTTGGACTACAAAAAACCAGCACTTACGAATACTTAGAGTTGCGATTCGGGCCTAAAATAAGAATGGTTGCTTCATTAACGTACACATTACAAATGTTGTTATACAATGGAATAGTTCTGTATGCCCCAGCTATAGTTCTAGAAGCAGTTACCGGcttagataaattaatatcaatattagtAGTCGGATTAGTATGCACCTTCTATTCTACTTTAGGAGGCATGAAAGCAGTATTATTTACAGATCTCTTACAATCCTTGTTAATGTTTGCTGCTGTATTCAGTGTTGTTGTATTTAGTTCTATTGAACTTGGAGGATTTggtcaaatatttgtaaaagcaGCAGAGGGTGGACGCCTTAATTTCAACAA tttcagCGTCGATCCGACCGAGAGACATACATGGTGGTCTCTCATTATTGGTGGTATGGTAACATATGTATCGTTATACGCTGTTAATCATACTCAG GTCCAAAGACTGTTGACTGTGAGCACACTGGATAGATCGCAGTGGTGCCTGTGGTGGAGCTGGCCAGTGCTCTCTATTCTCAGCATCTGCACATGCATCAGCGGCCTGGCCATCTACGCAGTGTACAGGGACTGTGACCCCCTCAGTAATGGGATGATTACTTCT AACGATCAGTTGATGCCTTACTACGTGGTGGACGCGATGAGACAATACCCAGGGTTGTCAGGGCTCTTCGTAGCAGGCATCTTCAGTGCCTCTCTGTCCACAATATCTTCGGCTTGCAACTCCCTGGCAGCTGTCACCCTCACAGACTATGTTAGCAG GTGGTTCACAGTCCGTCAAGCGTATATTGCTTGGCTGACCAAAATCATCGCGTGCGTATACGGCCTGGTGTTCCTAGGCCTGGCTTTCCTCGCTGAGTACCTGGGCGGAGTCCTGCAGGCCGCGCTGACCATCTTCGGAGCCGTCGGAGGACCCCTGCTTGGAGTGTTCACGCTTGGCATGTTCACCACGTACGCCAATGAACTG gCGGCGTGTATATCTCTAATCAGTGGCATGGCTGTGACTCTGTGGGTCAGCTTTGGTGGCCCGCGGCCACCGATCCCGAAGTTGCCTCTCAGTACTGTAGGCTGTGGGGTCAACGGCACCATCATAGAGCCAGTCGAAGTCGACCCTAGTGCCTACTTTTATATGTACCGGGTGTCCTACCAGTGGACTGGCACT ATCGGCTTCTTATGGGTGATGATAGTGGGCACTGTCATCTCACTGGCGTGGAGACAGCAACAACCTTGGGAGAAGGATGGCCGCAAATATCCGGACCCTGCATTGTTCACTCCTCCCCTCGCCAGGATCTTAAAAAGAAAGGCCGAGAAGGAAAAGCCCGCTGTCCAG atggAGTAA